The DNA window ATGACTGGTAGAAGGTTATCAGGGATAGTATTGAAGTAGAAGGAATATTTTTTAGAAAaggcaatatttttattatgacttCTTGAATCCTTTTGCTACTGTGTCACCAGTTGGCTTTCTTATGATAAAATCATATTTTAGGCATTGCATTTAATGTTTCCTTGACTTAGCTATCTCTCTCAAAAATAGAGATAATATTATTAATCCTTAAGTATCACACTGaatctataaaatggaattaaacattttattcatattaAACATTTAATCCATAAGATAGAATTTAATCTTTCTAGTGTTGAACTCATATTACCAGTTACTATTATGGTTTCCATTGCACAAGAAAGTAGAGCTATACAGCACAGGTGCGCATACTGAAGAAACATGTTTTGATAATGTCAATTGTATACACTGATTAACCTAACCTGGCTTTGGGAACTTTGGGGGATTCAAGCTATTAAAAGGGTGGGAAGTGGATGTAAATCTGGatacagccattttagatttatagaaaaaagaaagaagatgaaaatagGTGATGTTACTTGTTTTTAAAGACTGACACTGAACAAGGGTAAGATGAGGATAGAGGAATATATTGACCCTCAGAGATCAGGCACATCTTCACGATGGCCTTTAGACTGGACACATGATGAAATAGTTGCAACTAGTTCCTCAGTCCACAGTAAGAAAATGCCAGTTCCTGTTTTCTTATAAGCATGTTTTATaaattacacatttttttctgtgaatttgaaagcACAAGTCCCAAGTACTGGATTCTTGGATGAGTCATTTCAGCTTTACTGGACTCAGTTTCCCTGTCCAGAAAATGTAGCATAACCTTATTTTCCTTATTTCAAGCTTTAAAGGATATCtagtatataaaaataatgtatttattcattgcACACTAGATACCCAAATTATTGTGGCTTGAATCATGATCTTAGCTTCTCTTTGTTCACATTTCTCGAAGGATAGTCCCAAGTGACAATAAGAAGCACAATTAGATGTGTTTCCTGAAACAGCACTCTATGGGGACTACAGAACCCTCCAAGAGAGAAACTGTTTGGAGAGAAGCCAATACACATCGCCACCTGGGGCTAAAGTTGCCAAAGGAAGCTCCTGGTATCACTGGGACACATCACTACTCTCAGAACAGGAGCTTCTGAGACAGACCTCTAGTCTTACTCACCCAGAGAAGTCTTCTGAGAGCTGCCTATGTCATGACTACCAAAAGGCAGGACTCGGTCCCACTGTGATCTTCTTCATGTGAGTGAAtactctccttttcttccccggCACTGCCTGCTCTCATTCATGCCCTGGCTCACAGCAAATCTGGCGGTGGGAAGTGTAGTGCTGCTTAAAGGCTGCTCCTTGGGCTAGCCAAGTCTGATGCGCAAGCCTGTGCTGCACTCTATTCTCCCTCCAGTGCTCAGCATGTTGGTAACATGAAAAAGAAGCCTGCTCCACTCAGGGAAGGGATCTGCCTAGGATACAATGGCTGGGAGGGGGGGGAATGTTTAGATCCAATCAATTTATATTGAGTAAGATACTTGATCTGTACTTATTAAATACAATTGTCCCACAGTGTCCGTAGAGTAACCATTGTGTGAAAAACTAATGCTGAATTATAACACAGCAAATCTGTTCTCTAGTTCTGCCTTGGTTTGACTTTAAAAACGTTACCTCTGTTGGCCTTTCTTGCCTAATCTACGAAACATTCACAGATCCTTCCACCTCTACCATACGTTTTAATAGACAATGCGtttgtgcttgtttttgttttttgtttgtttgttttccgagacagggtttctctgggtatcagcccaggctgtcctggaactagctcttgtacaccaggctggccttgaactcacagagatctgcctgtctgcctcccgagtgctgggattaaaggcgtgcatcaccacagcACGGCTGTATTTGTGGTTGTCTAAATGTATTTTCTTAGGTATAAGGTTAGGATGAATGAATACATGGTGCATGTATATCCAAactatatgtgaatatatgtcattCATTACATAAAAGCACAATGTACTGGCAGTGTGGTAAATGTGTAAGACACAGTTtgagtgatatatatatatatatatatatatatatatatatatatatattcatgtgttcTTATTCCATGTACTTAGACATATAGCTTGTGTTATTTGgaatgtgtgttatgtgtacatGCTTTTGTCTAATTCAGTACATAATTTTCTAAAGTGTCATTACAGCATAAATCAGAGATTCTATTATGTGTGTGTTCCCAATAGGTGAGAAGAAAAGCCATATCACTTGCATCTAAAGAGGCATGGTGGAAGGAATCATCAGAATTATCAGGACTATCATTCCGAATGGCACAGGACAATGTCACCTGCTGGAAGGGCTTTGTCTTCCTGGGCTTCTCTAGCTTCGGGGAGCTTCAACTTCTGCTGTTTGTCTTGTTCCTCTCTTTGTATCTTGTCACCATCACTAGCAATGTCTTCATCATCATAGTGATCAGGCTGGATAGCCATCTGCACACACCCAtgtatctcttcctttccttcctgtctttctctgagACCTGTTACACACTGGGAATCATCCCGAGGATGCTCTCTGGCCTGGTTATGGGGGGACAGGCTATCTCCTTTCTGGGATGTGCTACCCAGATGTTTTTCTCTGCTTCATGGGCTTGTACCAACTGCTTCCTCCTGTCTGTCATGGGCTTTGACAGGTATGTGGCCATTTGTGCACCACTGCACTATGCCAGCCGTATGAATCCCACCCTCTGTGCCCAGTTAGTTGGCACCTCCTTTTTGAGCGGATACCTTTTTGGACTAGGAATGACACTAGTCATTTTTCGCCTCTCATTCTGTAGCTCCCATGAAATCCAGCACTTTTTCTGTGACACACCTCCAGTGCTAAGCCTCGCCTGTGGGGATACAAGACTAAGTGAGCTGGGAATCCTCATCCTCAGCCTGCTGGTCCTCTTGGTCTCCTTCTTCTTAATTAGTGTCTCCTATGCCTACATTCTCGTAGCAATCCTGAGAATCCCCTCTGCAGAGGGGCGAAGGAAAGCTTTCTCTACTTGCGCCTCACATCTCACAGTGGTTGTCATTCACTATGGCTGTGCCTCCTTCATGTACTTGAGGCCCAAAGCTAGCTACTCTCTAGAGAGGGATCAGCTTATTGCTGTCACCTACACTGTGGCAACCCCTCTCCTCAATCCCATTGTTTATAGTCTAAGGAATAGGGCTGTGCAATCAGCGCTGAGAAATGCTTTCCGAGGGAGTTTACTCCGTAAAGGGTGAAGTCTGCCCAAAGACACTCTCCTTTGTGTAAGCAGGTTCTGGACCAGGCTCAATTCAATGGCCACATAACCCCAAATTTTGCCAAAACTGCTGCATCCCAAAGGCCACACCCCTCCTCTGCTTTTCCTCCTAGGATACCTGAAAGGATAAGACTGGATTTCCTGCTCTGGTCACCTGGCTCAATACACAGTGCGTTCAAAAATCTTAatattcacctttaatcccatagATGCCATTCCCAATTATCAAAACTCAACAAGAAGTAGGAATTTTCTTAATTCACTAATTTCCCAGCAGAGCTAAACAAGATGAGGAAAGTTCAGAGTGTTTAAGTTCAAGGCTAGGATGTCAGGATCCAGGTACATTGTTGAGAATTGTAACATGATTAGACAATGAGAATATTTGACCAGTAACATTCATCTAATGTCTGAAACTTGGCATGTAACAGTCTGGTAGatgccagacagacagaagccctgctgctgcatttgtttctcaTTCCTCAACCTAGCTATCATCTTTCTGACTTTGTTGTAGAACTATTTATTTTGCCTGCTCCACCTTCCACCTATAGTGTTCTATATATGTTCTGCTGGGTGTTGTTAGGGATAAATGAAAGTGCCCTGGCAGGAGTGTGAACACAAGCTCCTCAACCAGCTGTGATAAGTTGGGTAAGTCACTTAGCATTTTCACCTTCAatgtcctcatttgtaaaatagttATCATCCCCCACTTTTGTGTTGGTGACTAAACATGTTATATTTAGATCAAGAATTGATCAATATACTCGAgtcataatcatttttaaataaatgtaacctGCTGCTCTTAATAATGTAGCATGGAGAGGGAATGTTGACTTTTAGTTCATGGAAAGGTTACTCTAGGTGAGGACCAGTGAAGGCTTCATGCCTAAGGTAGCACATGACTTTGTTCCTAAAGAATGGCTgggacatttcctcaactgactGGGACCTTCAGAGAAGTTGACAGAATAACAGAAGCTGGGGAATGTAACACTGTGGGTTTGTAACAGAGCTGACTGGGTTGTTAGAGAGGATGAAAACTTCCCCAGATAAGTGTGTTAGCAGTGGTCATCAGTTGAACACCTAACTTCATATCaatttgaggcagggccaagctcctccccctgcaccAAGGCTGGGCCAGGCATCCCGGCATGGGAAACAGATTCCAAAAAGCCAGGGGCAGATCCTGACCCAtggctaggggccccacaaacagaccaggctacacaactgtcacccaaatATGGAAGGCCTctgttggtcccatgcaggctctcccTATGTCAGTCTAGATTCCACGGCTCCCACTGGCTCAGATCAGTTGTCTCTACTCTTtgccctgtcatgatcttgaccccctctCTTGCTCAtacattctctcttccctctcttcaactagactcctggagctcagcccagtgcttgtaTTTTAACTGACTCCTGTGATAGGATTCTTTCCCCCAAAGACTGAGAAGGGGTTATTTTCTACTCAAGTGAAAGAACTGAGACTTAATATTGTAATTAAGGGACAATATTCATGGGTGAGGGACTCTTTATGCGAAACATTAACAGTTTTACATAAGGAAAAACATTATCTAAGAAATGTATCTGTCCTGAAAATACCCGCAATACCATATCCTCTTAGATTTTCTCCTTAATTCATAAATTATGAACACTTTCTCTGACACTTAAAATAAGATAGAAATTAATAAACACAAGCATCATTTGCATCCTATGAAAATTTAAGAGAGTATTCGAGGAGTTAGAAAGGAAGAGGTACCAGAATTGTGTCTTTCTGAGAGTAGAAGCATCCACTCTAACAATGAAATATGAAAACAGGAAAGAAGTTTTCTGTTATCTTTGTGTGGTTCTTCTTcacagaaaaagataaagtgacacacacttttattttcaaattgtaaGAATTTGAACATACTCCAAAGCTTCAAACTGAAAATCACCTTGAATTACTACTTGATTATTGTCCTTCACAGTATAATTAACTACTTTTATTTAGTAATAATATGGTTCCCCAAATGCAGAAGCACAATTTTAGTTAAATTtcccctttaaaaagaaacatttctatgatcagaatgaagaaaaatcttAAAGGTGTTCagaatacatacaaacacacacattcaaaccTTAGCAAGCTAGTTAAAGGCTAAGTATATTCAAATAATCCTATAcctgtctgtcctctctctgcaACATCCCCAGAAACttgataaaaattttatattttgcaataaatgtaaaacacacacacacacacagacacacagacacacacacacacacacacacacacacacacacacacacacacacacagagcgtcatcttttcttcttccacacTTGTCTGTGCTTCTTATCCCTCAACATTTCCTGCAACACCATGATCTACGATCCAAAAGAATGTGGTTATCAATTGCCAAAGAATGTATTGGTGAAGCCAACATAGTCGTAGCCAGCAGGTTGACTTCGACCCCGTGGGTCCATATATTGTTGCATATGTATGGTGCAGAATGACACTTGTTCTGGGGTTAGAGCCTGAAAAgaatggg is part of the Cricetulus griseus strain 17A/GY chromosome 5, alternate assembly CriGri-PICRH-1.0, whole genome shotgun sequence genome and encodes:
- the LOC100750377 gene encoding olfactory receptor 10Z1; protein product: MAQDNVTCWKGFVFLGFSSFGELQLLLFVLFLSLYLVTITSNVFIIIVIRLDSHLHTPMYLFLSFLSFSETCYTLGIIPRMLSGLVMGGQAISFLGCATQMFFSASWACTNCFLLSVMGFDRYVAICAPLHYASRMNPTLCAQLVGTSFLSGYLFGLGMTLVIFRLSFCSSHEIQHFFCDTPPVLSLACGDTRLSELGILILSLLVLLVSFFLISVSYAYILVAILRIPSAEGRRKAFSTCASHLTVVVIHYGCASFMYLRPKASYSLERDQLIAVTYTVATPLLNPIVYSLRNRAVQSALRNAFRGSLLRKG